In Ascaphus truei isolate aAscTru1 chromosome 7, aAscTru1.hap1, whole genome shotgun sequence, one genomic interval encodes:
- the MINDY1 gene encoding ubiquitin carboxyl-terminal hydrolase MINDY-1 isoform X3 yields the protein MESPTNGCRMDQGHETNVEATKGENCEVPTGNGKDLLVTGDVQGAERDRLEVDSERDSELVSDATGGGQETDQCTSPLTISRQSGVPETDGETEDSEAVTGSIKLTEQSASVESDQQWSSRPSEDSTQGENPSLQNLLCSSTAASTSEEASEAAAAAASKSSGIQPETDYYFVKWINWKGERTPVITQSENGPCPLLAIMNILFLRWKVKLPPKKEVITSEELMAHLGDCILSIQPQENSEALQLNFQQNVNDAMTVLPKLSTGLDVNVRFTGVADFEYTPECIVFDLLNIPLYHGWLVDPQVAPEAVPAVGKLSYNQLVEKIITCKHSNDPNLVTEGLIAEQFLESTAAQLTYHGLCELMAAVKEGELNVFFRNNHFSTLIKHKGHLYLLVTDQGFLQEEKVIWESLHNVEGDSCFCDSDFHLTQHLEKEASFNSSQQLQQRQVDQQQQGPLPMSDLELARQLQQEEYQQQQQQEPQQQPPQQPPQQARAQTSGRPSGERRPRQKQDSDCILL from the exons ATGGAGTCCCCAACAAATGGTTGTAGAATGGACCAAGGGCACGAAACCAATGTTGAAGCCACCAAAGGAGAAAATTGTGAGGTACCAACAGGGAATGGAAAAGATCTTCTTGTAACTGGTGATgttcagggagcagagagagaccgTTTGGAAGTAGATTCAGAAAGAGACTCTGAGCTTGTGTCTGACGCAACAGGAGGCGGTCAGGAAACTGACCAGTGCACATCCCCACTAACCATCAGCAGACAAAGTGGTGTCCCAGAAACAGATGGGGAAACCGAGGATTCAGAGGCTGTGACCGGTTCAATCAAACTTACTGAGCAGTCGGCCTCTGTGGAGTCAGATCAACAGTGGAGCAGTCGGCCTTCAGAAGACAGCACTCAAGGGGAAAATCCTTCTCTGCAAAACCTCTTGTGCTCCAGCACCGCTGCGAGCACTTCCGAAGAGGCGTcagaagctgctgctgctgctgcctccaaATCCTCAGGAATCCAGCCTGAAACAGATTACTACTTTGTGAAGTGGATCAACTGGAAAGGGGAGAGGACCCCTGTGATCACCCAAAGTGAGAATGGTCCGTGTCCACTGCTGGCGATCATGAACATTCTCTTCCTGCGTTGGAAG GTGAAACTGCCTCCCAAAAAGGAGGTGATCACTTCCGAGGAGCTGATGGCGCATCTTG GAGATTGTATTCTGTCTATTCAACCCCAGGAAAATTCAGAAGCTCTACAGCTCAACTTTCAGCAG AATGTGAATGATGCAATGACAGTGCTGCCTAAGCTGTCTACAGGACTCGACGTGAACGTCCGCTTTACCGGGGTGGCTGACTTTGAGTACACACCGGAGTGCATCGTGTTTGACCTTCTGAATATCCCCTTGTACCACGGCTGGCTGGTGGATCCCCAGGTAGC CCCAGAGGCTGTCCCGGCTGTTGGAAAACTAAGTTATAACCAGCTGGTGGAAAAGATTATAACCTGCAAACATTCAAATGACCCCAATCTAGTCACAGAAG GCCTCATAGCAGAACAGTTCCTGGAATCCACAGCTGCTCAGCTAACCTACCATGGTCTGTGTGAGCTTATGGCGGCAGTGAAGGAGGGGGAGCTGAATGTTTTCTTTAGGAATAATCACTTCAGTACACTTATAAAGCACAAG GGTCATTTATACCTTCTGGTCACTGACCAAGGTTTTCTGCAAGAGGAGAAGGTGATCTGGGAGAGCCTACACAATGTAGAAGGAGACAGCTGCTTCTGTGACTCCGACTTTCACCTGACACAGCACTTGGAAAAAGAGGCTTCGTTCAACAGCTCTCAACAGCTGCAACAAAGGCAGGTTGATCAG cagcagcagggaCCACTGCCAATGAGTGACCTAGAGCTCGCTAGACAGCTGCAGCAGGAGGagtaccagcagcagcagcagcaggaaccacagcagcagcccccccagcagcccccccagcag GCGAGAGCACAGACGTCAGGACGCCCTTCTGGGGAGCGCAGACCGCGACAAAAGCAAGACTCTGATTGCATCCTGCTATAG
- the MINDY1 gene encoding ubiquitin carboxyl-terminal hydrolase MINDY-1 isoform X1 translates to MESPTNGCRMDQGHETNVEATKGENCEVPTGNGKDLLVTGDVQGAERDRLEVDSERDSELVSDATGGGQETDQCTSPLTISRQSGVPETDGETEDSEAVTGSIKLTEQSASVESDQQWSSRPSEDSTQGENPSLQNLLCSSTAASTSEEASEAAAAAASKSSGIQPETDYYFVKWINWKGERTPVITQSENGPCPLLAIMNILFLRWKVKLPPKKEVITSEELMAHLGDCILSIQPQENSEALQLNFQQNVNDAMTVLPKLSTGLDVNVRFTGVADFEYTPECIVFDLLNIPLYHGWLVDPQVAPEAVPAVGKLSYNQLVEKIITCKHSNDPNLVTEGLIAEQFLESTAAQLTYHGLCELMAAVKEGELNVFFRNNHFSTLIKHKGHLYLLVTDQGFLQEEKVIWESLHNVEGDSCFCDSDFHLTQHLEKEASFNSSQQLQQRQVDQDYMIALSLQQQQQGPLPMSDLELARQLQQEEYQQQQQQEPQQQPPQQPPQQARAQTSGRPSGERRPRQKQDSDCILL, encoded by the exons ATGGAGTCCCCAACAAATGGTTGTAGAATGGACCAAGGGCACGAAACCAATGTTGAAGCCACCAAAGGAGAAAATTGTGAGGTACCAACAGGGAATGGAAAAGATCTTCTTGTAACTGGTGATgttcagggagcagagagagaccgTTTGGAAGTAGATTCAGAAAGAGACTCTGAGCTTGTGTCTGACGCAACAGGAGGCGGTCAGGAAACTGACCAGTGCACATCCCCACTAACCATCAGCAGACAAAGTGGTGTCCCAGAAACAGATGGGGAAACCGAGGATTCAGAGGCTGTGACCGGTTCAATCAAACTTACTGAGCAGTCGGCCTCTGTGGAGTCAGATCAACAGTGGAGCAGTCGGCCTTCAGAAGACAGCACTCAAGGGGAAAATCCTTCTCTGCAAAACCTCTTGTGCTCCAGCACCGCTGCGAGCACTTCCGAAGAGGCGTcagaagctgctgctgctgctgcctccaaATCCTCAGGAATCCAGCCTGAAACAGATTACTACTTTGTGAAGTGGATCAACTGGAAAGGGGAGAGGACCCCTGTGATCACCCAAAGTGAGAATGGTCCGTGTCCACTGCTGGCGATCATGAACATTCTCTTCCTGCGTTGGAAG GTGAAACTGCCTCCCAAAAAGGAGGTGATCACTTCCGAGGAGCTGATGGCGCATCTTG GAGATTGTATTCTGTCTATTCAACCCCAGGAAAATTCAGAAGCTCTACAGCTCAACTTTCAGCAG AATGTGAATGATGCAATGACAGTGCTGCCTAAGCTGTCTACAGGACTCGACGTGAACGTCCGCTTTACCGGGGTGGCTGACTTTGAGTACACACCGGAGTGCATCGTGTTTGACCTTCTGAATATCCCCTTGTACCACGGCTGGCTGGTGGATCCCCAGGTAGC CCCAGAGGCTGTCCCGGCTGTTGGAAAACTAAGTTATAACCAGCTGGTGGAAAAGATTATAACCTGCAAACATTCAAATGACCCCAATCTAGTCACAGAAG GCCTCATAGCAGAACAGTTCCTGGAATCCACAGCTGCTCAGCTAACCTACCATGGTCTGTGTGAGCTTATGGCGGCAGTGAAGGAGGGGGAGCTGAATGTTTTCTTTAGGAATAATCACTTCAGTACACTTATAAAGCACAAG GGTCATTTATACCTTCTGGTCACTGACCAAGGTTTTCTGCAAGAGGAGAAGGTGATCTGGGAGAGCCTACACAATGTAGAAGGAGACAGCTGCTTCTGTGACTCCGACTTTCACCTGACACAGCACTTGGAAAAAGAGGCTTCGTTCAACAGCTCTCAACAGCTGCAACAAAGGCAGGTTGATCAG GATTATATGATCGCTTTGTCattgcaacagcagcagcagggaCCACTGCCAATGAGTGACCTAGAGCTCGCTAGACAGCTGCAGCAGGAGGagtaccagcagcagcagcagcaggaaccacagcagcagcccccccagcagcccccccagcag GCGAGAGCACAGACGTCAGGACGCCCTTCTGGGGAGCGCAGACCGCGACAAAAGCAAGACTCTGATTGCATCCTGCTATAG
- the MINDY1 gene encoding ubiquitin carboxyl-terminal hydrolase MINDY-1 isoform X4 produces the protein MESPTNGCRMDQGHETNVEATKGENCEVPTGNGKDLLVTGDVQGAERDRLEVDSERDSELVSDATGGGQETDQCTSPLTISRQSGVPETDGETEDSEAVTGSIKLTEQSASVESDQQWSSRPSEDSTQGENPSLQNLLCSSTAASTSEEASEAAAAAASKSSGIQPETDYYFVKWINWKGERTPVITQSENGPCPLLAIMNILFLRWKVKLPPKKEVITSEELMAHLGDCILSIQPQENSEALQLNFQQNVNDAMTVLPKLSTGLDVNVRFTGVADFEYTPECIVFDLLNIPLYHGWLVDPQSPEAVPAVGKLSYNQLVEKIITCKHSNDPNLVTEGLIAEQFLESTAAQLTYHGLCELMAAVKEGELNVFFRNNHFSTLIKHKGHLYLLVTDQGFLQEEKVIWESLHNVEGDSCFCDSDFHLTQHLEKEASFNSSQQLQQRQVDQQQQGPLPMSDLELARQLQQEEYQQQQQQEPQQQPPQQPPQQARAQTSGRPSGERRPRQKQDSDCILL, from the exons ATGGAGTCCCCAACAAATGGTTGTAGAATGGACCAAGGGCACGAAACCAATGTTGAAGCCACCAAAGGAGAAAATTGTGAGGTACCAACAGGGAATGGAAAAGATCTTCTTGTAACTGGTGATgttcagggagcagagagagaccgTTTGGAAGTAGATTCAGAAAGAGACTCTGAGCTTGTGTCTGACGCAACAGGAGGCGGTCAGGAAACTGACCAGTGCACATCCCCACTAACCATCAGCAGACAAAGTGGTGTCCCAGAAACAGATGGGGAAACCGAGGATTCAGAGGCTGTGACCGGTTCAATCAAACTTACTGAGCAGTCGGCCTCTGTGGAGTCAGATCAACAGTGGAGCAGTCGGCCTTCAGAAGACAGCACTCAAGGGGAAAATCCTTCTCTGCAAAACCTCTTGTGCTCCAGCACCGCTGCGAGCACTTCCGAAGAGGCGTcagaagctgctgctgctgctgcctccaaATCCTCAGGAATCCAGCCTGAAACAGATTACTACTTTGTGAAGTGGATCAACTGGAAAGGGGAGAGGACCCCTGTGATCACCCAAAGTGAGAATGGTCCGTGTCCACTGCTGGCGATCATGAACATTCTCTTCCTGCGTTGGAAG GTGAAACTGCCTCCCAAAAAGGAGGTGATCACTTCCGAGGAGCTGATGGCGCATCTTG GAGATTGTATTCTGTCTATTCAACCCCAGGAAAATTCAGAAGCTCTACAGCTCAACTTTCAGCAG AATGTGAATGATGCAATGACAGTGCTGCCTAAGCTGTCTACAGGACTCGACGTGAACGTCCGCTTTACCGGGGTGGCTGACTTTGAGTACACACCGGAGTGCATCGTGTTTGACCTTCTGAATATCCCCTTGTACCACGGCTGGCTGGTGGATCCCCAG AGCCCAGAGGCTGTCCCGGCTGTTGGAAAACTAAGTTATAACCAGCTGGTGGAAAAGATTATAACCTGCAAACATTCAAATGACCCCAATCTAGTCACAGAAG GCCTCATAGCAGAACAGTTCCTGGAATCCACAGCTGCTCAGCTAACCTACCATGGTCTGTGTGAGCTTATGGCGGCAGTGAAGGAGGGGGAGCTGAATGTTTTCTTTAGGAATAATCACTTCAGTACACTTATAAAGCACAAG GGTCATTTATACCTTCTGGTCACTGACCAAGGTTTTCTGCAAGAGGAGAAGGTGATCTGGGAGAGCCTACACAATGTAGAAGGAGACAGCTGCTTCTGTGACTCCGACTTTCACCTGACACAGCACTTGGAAAAAGAGGCTTCGTTCAACAGCTCTCAACAGCTGCAACAAAGGCAGGTTGATCAG cagcagcagggaCCACTGCCAATGAGTGACCTAGAGCTCGCTAGACAGCTGCAGCAGGAGGagtaccagcagcagcagcagcaggaaccacagcagcagcccccccagcagcccccccagcag GCGAGAGCACAGACGTCAGGACGCCCTTCTGGGGAGCGCAGACCGCGACAAAAGCAAGACTCTGATTGCATCCTGCTATAG
- the MINDY1 gene encoding ubiquitin carboxyl-terminal hydrolase MINDY-1 isoform X2 has translation MESPTNGCRMDQGHETNVEATKGENCEVPTGNGKDLLVTGDVQGAERDRLEVDSERDSELVSDATGGGQETDQCTSPLTISRQSGVPETDGETEDSEAVTGSIKLTEQSASVESDQQWSSRPSEDSTQGENPSLQNLLCSSTAASTSEEASEAAAAAASKSSGIQPETDYYFVKWINWKGERTPVITQSENGPCPLLAIMNILFLRWKVKLPPKKEVITSEELMAHLGDCILSIQPQENSEALQLNFQQNVNDAMTVLPKLSTGLDVNVRFTGVADFEYTPECIVFDLLNIPLYHGWLVDPQSPEAVPAVGKLSYNQLVEKIITCKHSNDPNLVTEGLIAEQFLESTAAQLTYHGLCELMAAVKEGELNVFFRNNHFSTLIKHKGHLYLLVTDQGFLQEEKVIWESLHNVEGDSCFCDSDFHLTQHLEKEASFNSSQQLQQRQVDQDYMIALSLQQQQQGPLPMSDLELARQLQQEEYQQQQQQEPQQQPPQQPPQQARAQTSGRPSGERRPRQKQDSDCILL, from the exons ATGGAGTCCCCAACAAATGGTTGTAGAATGGACCAAGGGCACGAAACCAATGTTGAAGCCACCAAAGGAGAAAATTGTGAGGTACCAACAGGGAATGGAAAAGATCTTCTTGTAACTGGTGATgttcagggagcagagagagaccgTTTGGAAGTAGATTCAGAAAGAGACTCTGAGCTTGTGTCTGACGCAACAGGAGGCGGTCAGGAAACTGACCAGTGCACATCCCCACTAACCATCAGCAGACAAAGTGGTGTCCCAGAAACAGATGGGGAAACCGAGGATTCAGAGGCTGTGACCGGTTCAATCAAACTTACTGAGCAGTCGGCCTCTGTGGAGTCAGATCAACAGTGGAGCAGTCGGCCTTCAGAAGACAGCACTCAAGGGGAAAATCCTTCTCTGCAAAACCTCTTGTGCTCCAGCACCGCTGCGAGCACTTCCGAAGAGGCGTcagaagctgctgctgctgctgcctccaaATCCTCAGGAATCCAGCCTGAAACAGATTACTACTTTGTGAAGTGGATCAACTGGAAAGGGGAGAGGACCCCTGTGATCACCCAAAGTGAGAATGGTCCGTGTCCACTGCTGGCGATCATGAACATTCTCTTCCTGCGTTGGAAG GTGAAACTGCCTCCCAAAAAGGAGGTGATCACTTCCGAGGAGCTGATGGCGCATCTTG GAGATTGTATTCTGTCTATTCAACCCCAGGAAAATTCAGAAGCTCTACAGCTCAACTTTCAGCAG AATGTGAATGATGCAATGACAGTGCTGCCTAAGCTGTCTACAGGACTCGACGTGAACGTCCGCTTTACCGGGGTGGCTGACTTTGAGTACACACCGGAGTGCATCGTGTTTGACCTTCTGAATATCCCCTTGTACCACGGCTGGCTGGTGGATCCCCAG AGCCCAGAGGCTGTCCCGGCTGTTGGAAAACTAAGTTATAACCAGCTGGTGGAAAAGATTATAACCTGCAAACATTCAAATGACCCCAATCTAGTCACAGAAG GCCTCATAGCAGAACAGTTCCTGGAATCCACAGCTGCTCAGCTAACCTACCATGGTCTGTGTGAGCTTATGGCGGCAGTGAAGGAGGGGGAGCTGAATGTTTTCTTTAGGAATAATCACTTCAGTACACTTATAAAGCACAAG GGTCATTTATACCTTCTGGTCACTGACCAAGGTTTTCTGCAAGAGGAGAAGGTGATCTGGGAGAGCCTACACAATGTAGAAGGAGACAGCTGCTTCTGTGACTCCGACTTTCACCTGACACAGCACTTGGAAAAAGAGGCTTCGTTCAACAGCTCTCAACAGCTGCAACAAAGGCAGGTTGATCAG GATTATATGATCGCTTTGTCattgcaacagcagcagcagggaCCACTGCCAATGAGTGACCTAGAGCTCGCTAGACAGCTGCAGCAGGAGGagtaccagcagcagcagcagcaggaaccacagcagcagcccccccagcagcccccccagcag GCGAGAGCACAGACGTCAGGACGCCCTTCTGGGGAGCGCAGACCGCGACAAAAGCAAGACTCTGATTGCATCCTGCTATAG